In the genome of Labeo rohita strain BAU-BD-2019 chromosome 24, IGBB_LRoh.1.0, whole genome shotgun sequence, one region contains:
- the LOC127155466 gene encoding LOW QUALITY PROTEIN: cytolytic toxin-beta-like (The sequence of the model RefSeq protein was modified relative to this genomic sequence to represent the inferred CDS: inserted 1 base in 1 codon) — protein sequence MDPVGVNSIETAALGRPFQLGMLYDCRRDALVPGIRLWSKEQLQQNISTKPQINTVFTVTASDSTEDKSRLLDIDGCLSFLGGLINVGGAANYLKDTKNYXSQQRLTLHYHSTTKFDELIMNHVPSGEMAHYDNDVATHVVTAVLYGADACFVFDREVSSDEDKRVIAGDVKAVFVKLKGISAGANINLNDNQKTAAQRFSCTFYGDFQLPCYPTSFEDAVKVCEDLPKLLGENKELAIPLRVWLYPLDKLFSRVVKFQH from the exons ATGGATCCAGTTGGAGTGAATTCAATAGAGACTGCAGCTCTAGGGAGACCCTTCCAGCTGGGGATGCTGTATGACTGCAGGAGAGATGCTCTAGTACCAG GAATCAGACTTTGGAGTAAAGAGCAGCTGCAGCAGAACATAAGCACTAAACCCCAAATTAACACAGTTTTCACAGTCACTGCTTCAGACTCAACTGAGGACAAATCTAGATTGCTGGATATTGATGGTTGTCTGAGTTTTTTAGGTGGACTCATCAATGTGGGTGGAGCTGCAAATTATCTCAAAGacaccaaaaatt tcagtcaGCAGAGACTGACATTACATTATCATTCAACCACTAAGTTTGATGAACTGATCATGAACCATGTTCCTTCTGGAGAAATGGCTCATTATGACAATGATGTAGCCACACATGTAGTGACAGCAGTGCTGTATGGAGCAGATGCCTGCTTTGTGTTTGACAGAGAAGTTTCATCAGATGAAGACAAAAGGGTGATAGCAGGAGATGTAAAAGCTGTCTTTGTGAAGCTAAAAGGCATTTCAGCTGGTGCAAACATTAATCTGAATGATAATCAGAAGACTGCAGCCCAAAGATTCAGCTGTACATTTTATGGTGACTTCCAGTTACCATGTTATCCAACCTCTTTTGAAGATGCTGTGAAGGTTTGTGAAGATCTTCCCAAACTGCTGGGAGAAAACAAAGAGCTTGCGATTCCTCTGAGAGTTTGGCTTTATCCTTTGGACAAACTTTTTTCAAGAGTTGTAAAGTTTCAGCATTAA
- the LOC127155457 gene encoding uncharacterized protein LOC127155457 produces the protein MADSAERQNTASLEDKLHKINEIIKQSTVMEEGTLPRYRLKPRTDSADNYPSYRKITFGERERDNNKTHKTILMVGETGAGKTTLINAMVNYILRIEKNDKVWFEITDDNSDEHRSLVQSQTSRITIYDLNLQDRKIYLTIIDTPGYGDTHDIQNDKEIAMSLLNLSRCNDWVHEIHTVCLAIKATENRLSDRQQYIFDAVQSLFGRDIAENIVLLFTHSCLCPKNALMAVKEAKVKCAVNDKNQPVFFTFNNCHSEAADQKDENMENYAWKLSNEGMKGLFNFLDNIKPKTLKMTQNVLQQQKQLEANIFNLQSRVQEMELKQNELTQTQEALEKNKEDVRNNKNFEYEVEVTYKEKIPIDPKMWRLTKKATCCTICEENCHYPGCWWADDISWCSVMKDDYCTVCTNKCHYSRHVKEAKIYEAKKEKKTRTYEELKNKYFGEICAGKSLVKKLEEELQELEIKKTQLVNEAFDCVVNLEMTALNPDSLLILLHVDFLTEKLREIKMFEKAKILEDIKRRAGGHKKGALGYFTRLVKK, from the exons ATGGCAGATTCTGCTGAAAG ACAAAATACAGCCAGCTTGGAAGATAAATTGCACAAAATCAATGAAATTATCAAGCAAAGTACTGTAATGGAAGAGGGTACTCTTCCTCGATATCGTCTGAAACCAAGAACAGACTCTGCTGATAATTATCCATCATATAGAAAAATTACCTttggagaaagagaaagagataaCAACAAAACCCATAAAACCATTCTAATGGTGGGAGAAACAGGAGCAGGAAAAACAACACTGATCAATGCAATGGTAAACTACATCTTAAGGATAGAGAAAAATGATAAAGTTTGGTTTGAGATTACAGATGACAACAGTGATGAACATCGGTCTTTAGTTCAAAGTCAGACCTCCAGGATTACTATCTATGACTTAAATCTACAAGACCGTAAAATCTATTTAACAATCATCGACACACCAGGATATGGAGACACACATGACATTCAGAATGATAAAGAGATCGCCATGAGTTTGCTTAATTTAAGCAGATGCAATGACTGGGTCCATGAAATACACACAGTGTGTTTGGCGATTAAAGCAACAGAGAATCGACTCTCTGACAGACAACAATACATATTTGATGCTGTTCAGTCTTTGTTTGGAAGAGATATTGCTGAAAACATTGTCTTGCTCTTCACACACTCATGTTTATGTCCTAAAAATGCCCTGATGGCTGTTAAAGAGGCTAAAGTCAAGTGTGCAGTAAATGACAAGAATCAGCCAGTGTTTTTCACGTTTAACAATTGTCATTCAGAAGCTGCTGATCAAAAAGATGAAAATATGGAGAATTATGCATGGAAACTCAGTAATGAAGGAATGAAAGGACTGTTCAATTTTCTTGACAACATAAAACCAAAAACCCTAAAGATGACTCAAAATGTGTTACAACAACAGAAGCAGCTGGAGGCAAATATCTTTAATTTACAATCACGTGTTCAAGAGATGGAACTAAAGCAAAATGAGCTGACACAAACTCAAGAAGCTCTGGAAAAGAACAAGGAAGATGTCAGGAACAATAAAAATTTTGAGTATGAAGTTGAAGTGACCTACAAAGAGAAGATTCCCATAGATCCAAAAATGTGGCGCTTGACCAAAAAGGCAACATGCTGCACCATCTGTGAGGAGAACTGTCATTATCCAGGATGTTGGTGGGCCGATGATATCTCATGGTGCAGCGTGATGAAAGATGATTATTGTACAGTGTGCACAAATAAATGCCACTACAGCAGACATGTCAAAGAAGCAAAAATATATGAAgcaaagaaagagaagaaaacgAGAACCTatgaagaattaaaaaataaatattttggtgAGATTTGTGCTGGTAAGTCTCTGGTCAAGAAGCTGGAAGAAGAACTGCAAGAATTAGAAATCAAGAAGACACAGCTGGTGAATGAAGCTTTTGACTGTGTGGTAAATCTGGAGATGACTGCACTCAATCCTGATTCTCTGCTAATACTACTGCATGTTgattttctgactgagaaactgagggaaattaaaatgtttgaaaaggCCAAAATACTGGAAGACATAAAGAGGAGAGCAGGAGGACATAAAAAAGGAGCACTGGGATATTTCACAagattagttaaaaaataa